In Labilithrix sp., a single genomic region encodes these proteins:
- a CDS encoding Bax inhibitor-1/YccA family protein → MSAGLGVTGLVAMAVASSPAALNVILGNRIVFYVLLFAQLGFVMAFRAIAARMSTVAAGALFLLYSALTGATMSVIFLVYTMTSIASVFFITAGAFAGLSAVGFFTKRDLSAIGRFAIFALIGLLIAMLVNMFVASAGLNLAIAAIGVLIFGALTAYDTQKLKALFASGEVEGNWPLVGALVLYLDFINMFLFLLQLFGRRRD, encoded by the coding sequence ATGTCCGCGGGACTCGGTGTGACGGGCCTCGTCGCGATGGCGGTCGCGAGCTCGCCTGCGGCGCTCAACGTGATCCTCGGAAACCGGATCGTCTTCTACGTCCTCCTCTTCGCGCAGCTGGGCTTCGTCATGGCCTTCCGCGCGATCGCGGCGCGGATGAGCACCGTCGCGGCGGGGGCGCTCTTCCTCCTCTACTCGGCGCTTACCGGCGCGACGATGAGCGTGATCTTCCTCGTCTACACGATGACGTCGATCGCCTCGGTCTTCTTCATCACCGCCGGCGCCTTCGCGGGGCTCTCCGCCGTCGGCTTCTTCACGAAGCGGGACCTCAGCGCGATCGGACGCTTCGCGATCTTCGCGCTCATCGGGCTCCTCATCGCGATGCTCGTGAACATGTTCGTCGCGAGCGCGGGCTTGAACCTCGCGATCGCCGCGATTGGCGTGCTCATCTTCGGCGCCCTGACCGCGTACGACACGCAGAAGCTCAAGGCGCTCTTCGCGAGCGGTGAGGTCGAAGGCAACTGGCCGCTCGTCGGCGCGCTCGTCCTCTACCTCGACTTCATCAACATGTTCCTGTTCCTGCTGCAGCTCTTCGGCCGCCGCCGCGACTAA
- a CDS encoding trypsin-like serine protease — MRSAWLGLALSSLCFVACAPAEVSEEAGIDEQNAAGGDRQNATPLVYVFGSGTDPLCAGVLIGEKLAVVPRSCTEGDITVGKAENGTSTWWRAKVTRVHVPPRGPADIAVVELSRALDGGTALVTHAPLRAGYKLFARQSVAVSGWGKPRPNDTTSLDVALTSATDSLADVVAEGGQRLCQRDLGAMVCSSIETSWGAAQKCGVAGIIAVAPPDSALDEQGCSSTGWKMAPLGVYADFLQQLSMKPFLPERGWSILGGAWEYAPEGLWGHQTSGDVATCSITTTQLPSAQKNQSQVVRAKASFAEMANRAAPVANFGIAKKSAPHAVRWVSATRGSTVKGAAFDETFTGSIGAAEDGDYVVALRVSADGGESWTRCDDPNAPLALVIGAPATPPPAGTNPPPAGTNPPAGTNPPVDANPPPVDASPDGDDDDASEAPPVVPVTPVTPEAPKKPKTEATPKAPATSDDPVVPATTTTTEEGCSASPHPARTSALPTFGVLLALTTLLRRRRRR; from the coding sequence ATGCGTTCGGCTTGGCTTGGGTTGGCTCTCTCCTCTCTGTGTTTCGTGGCGTGTGCGCCGGCGGAGGTCTCGGAGGAGGCCGGGATCGACGAGCAGAACGCGGCGGGGGGCGATCGGCAGAACGCGACGCCGCTCGTCTACGTGTTCGGGAGCGGGACCGACCCGCTCTGCGCGGGCGTGCTGATCGGGGAGAAGCTCGCGGTCGTCCCGCGGAGCTGCACCGAAGGGGACATCACCGTCGGCAAGGCCGAGAACGGGACGAGCACGTGGTGGCGCGCGAAGGTGACGCGGGTGCACGTGCCGCCGCGCGGGCCGGCGGACATCGCGGTCGTCGAGCTCTCGCGCGCGCTCGACGGCGGGACCGCGCTCGTCACGCACGCGCCGCTGCGTGCAGGATACAAGCTCTTCGCGCGCCAGAGCGTGGCGGTGAGCGGCTGGGGGAAGCCGCGGCCGAACGACACGACGTCGCTCGACGTCGCGCTCACCTCGGCGACGGACTCGCTCGCCGACGTCGTCGCGGAGGGCGGTCAGCGCCTCTGCCAGCGCGACCTCGGCGCGATGGTGTGCTCGTCGATCGAGACCTCCTGGGGCGCGGCGCAGAAGTGCGGGGTCGCCGGCATCATCGCCGTCGCGCCGCCCGACAGCGCGCTCGACGAGCAAGGATGCTCCTCGACCGGCTGGAAGATGGCGCCGCTCGGCGTCTACGCCGACTTCCTCCAGCAGCTCTCGATGAAGCCGTTCCTCCCCGAGCGCGGCTGGTCGATCCTCGGCGGCGCGTGGGAGTACGCGCCCGAGGGGCTGTGGGGCCACCAGACGAGCGGCGACGTGGCGACCTGCTCCATCACCACGACGCAGCTCCCGAGCGCGCAGAAGAACCAGTCGCAGGTGGTCCGCGCGAAGGCGTCGTTCGCGGAGATGGCGAACCGCGCGGCGCCGGTCGCGAACTTCGGCATCGCCAAGAAGAGCGCGCCGCACGCGGTGCGGTGGGTCTCGGCGACGCGCGGCAGCACCGTCAAGGGCGCCGCGTTCGACGAGACGTTCACCGGAAGCATCGGCGCGGCCGAGGACGGCGACTACGTCGTCGCGCTCCGCGTCTCCGCCGACGGCGGCGAGAGCTGGACGCGCTGCGACGATCCGAACGCGCCGCTCGCCCTCGTCATCGGCGCCCCCGCGACCCCGCCGCCGGCCGGCACGAACCCGCCGCCGGCCGGCACGAACCCGCCGGCGGGTACGAACCCGCCGGTCGACGCGAACCCCCCGCCGGTCGACGCGAGCCCCGACGGCGACGACGACGACGCGAGCGAGGCGCCGCCGGTGGTGCCGGTCACGCCCGTCACGCCCGAGGCGCCGAAGAAGCCGAAGACCGAGGCGACCCCGAAGGCCCCCGCCACGAGCGACGACCCCGTCGTGCCCGCGACGACCACGACGACCGAAGAGGGCTGCTCCGCCTCGCCGCACCCCGCGCGCACGAGCGCGCTCCCCACCTTCGGCGTCCTCCTCGCCCTCACCACCCTCCTCCGCCGCCGCCGCCGCCGCTAA
- a CDS encoding DUF533 domain-containing protein, translating into MAITESEALASLRILVAIAHADGTVHEDERRSLAAAIESLELTKGVLGGVTVDSLLAEPVDVDGELALLESEEARAQIYRSAYFMANADGACTPDEQVLLEKIAAHAGTTDAERATLDRIFVGRASREGGPLSLAPIAPLADAGERSAEVRKRALRYAVLTAALGAFPIPGLAIATDLAVVAVQLKMIRDVGALWGHTLDAAAAKTLLYGVGLGTGARLAVNNLAKLIPGWGSVIGATTSFVSTYALATVIDKVFADGQVPATAKPEDLRARFRAAEEIARSVYKDQEEVIIASQRANSAVFDALSEQLSEGVISQEEFDRKVAELA; encoded by the coding sequence ATGGCCATCACCGAGAGCGAGGCGCTCGCAAGCCTCCGGATCCTGGTCGCGATCGCGCACGCGGACGGCACCGTCCACGAGGACGAGAGGCGCTCGCTCGCGGCCGCGATCGAGAGCTTGGAGCTCACGAAGGGCGTGCTCGGCGGCGTCACGGTGGACAGCCTGCTCGCGGAGCCCGTCGACGTCGACGGAGAGCTCGCGCTCCTGGAGAGCGAGGAGGCGCGGGCGCAGATCTACCGCAGCGCCTATTTCATGGCCAACGCCGACGGCGCCTGCACGCCGGACGAGCAGGTGCTCCTCGAGAAGATCGCGGCGCACGCGGGGACGACCGACGCGGAGCGCGCCACGCTCGATCGCATCTTCGTCGGTCGCGCGTCGCGCGAAGGCGGTCCGCTCTCGCTCGCGCCGATCGCTCCGCTCGCCGACGCGGGCGAGCGCAGCGCGGAGGTGCGAAAGCGCGCGCTCCGCTACGCCGTGCTCACCGCCGCGCTCGGCGCGTTCCCGATCCCGGGCCTCGCGATCGCGACCGATCTCGCCGTCGTCGCGGTGCAGCTCAAGATGATCCGCGACGTCGGCGCGCTCTGGGGCCACACCCTCGACGCGGCGGCGGCGAAGACGCTCCTCTACGGCGTCGGCCTCGGGACCGGCGCGCGCCTCGCGGTGAACAACCTCGCGAAGCTGATCCCGGGCTGGGGCAGCGTCATCGGCGCGACGACGTCGTTCGTGTCGACGTACGCGCTCGCGACCGTCATCGACAAGGTCTTCGCTGACGGTCAGGTCCCCGCGACCGCGAAGCCGGAGGACCTGCGCGCTCGGTTCCGCGCGGCGGAGGAGATCGCGCGCTCCGTCTACAAGGACCAGGAGGAGGTCATCATCGCGTCGCAGCGCGCGAACAGCGCCGTCTTCGACGCGCTGAGCGAGCAGCTCTCCGAGGGGGTCATCTCGCAGGAGGAGTTCGACCGCAAGGTCGCCGAGCTCGCGTGA
- a CDS encoding DUF1449 family protein, whose protein sequence is MGHFLGVALGFPMAIYSGLLALAIVYWLFVLVGAVHVSFDGADGAVDGAMEGATKGALDGAVDAVDLDLDVGGASEVDLDVHGDGGHAGLLNALKLRSAPATLVLSLIVFFAWILGMFGAAAIDAFGLGIAAKLALFVLAPVVGVFPTSVVIRPLARTLKPVQATKRAQLVGKLCTIRTGTVTDRFGEALLEDGGSGLVVRVRVDAGEKLGRGDQALIVSYDEESQEFTVAPLPEVER, encoded by the coding sequence ATGGGGCACTTCCTCGGCGTCGCGCTCGGCTTCCCGATGGCGATCTACAGCGGTCTCCTGGCGCTGGCGATCGTCTATTGGCTGTTCGTCCTCGTCGGCGCGGTGCACGTCTCGTTCGACGGCGCCGACGGTGCCGTCGACGGCGCGATGGAGGGGGCGACGAAGGGCGCGCTCGACGGCGCGGTCGACGCCGTCGACCTCGACCTCGACGTGGGGGGAGCCAGCGAGGTCGACCTCGACGTCCACGGCGACGGCGGTCACGCGGGCCTCCTCAACGCGCTGAAGCTGCGCTCGGCGCCGGCCACGCTCGTCCTCAGCCTCATCGTCTTCTTCGCGTGGATCCTCGGCATGTTCGGCGCGGCGGCGATCGACGCGTTCGGCCTCGGCATCGCCGCGAAGCTCGCGCTCTTCGTGCTGGCGCCGGTCGTGGGGGTGTTCCCGACGTCGGTCGTCATCCGCCCGCTCGCGCGCACGCTGAAGCCGGTGCAAGCGACGAAGCGCGCGCAGCTGGTCGGCAAGCTGTGCACGATCCGCACGGGCACCGTGACCGACCGCTTCGGCGAGGCGCTGCTCGAAGACGGAGGCTCCGGCCTCGTCGTGCGCGTCCGCGTCGACGCCGGCGAAAAGCTCGGCCGCGGCGACCAGGCCCTCATCGTCAGCTACGACGAGGAGAGCCAGGAATTCACCGTCGCCCCCCTCCCCGAAGTCGAACGCTAG
- a CDS encoding L,D-transpeptidase produces the protein MRFSVVCIALLVVGLPACGGCKKGPSLDDEDDASITETTSTDESPGTLEEFDAGTGKSDTPQVAALDFTTPVFNITEWPPRDPTKVASGERANAMRLGYLRRGAVVAVKPKVIKKSNCSEGWYELVTGGFVCGKYVTTDLASKELESAPHPPSTDGPLPYEYGLNLTNGAPLYRRRPLKKERKDLEKGLAIGKSKRKADGTIDNSAALAAAGVSPEGSATPWYLQDHKGQRPQVKIDDIRTNEQGGLVVVRMVRGFYLSLDRELSTSSGKFWRNTAGFLAPSDHILVHKSKTEFEGVRLDAAGEKRHLPLAWITSPRARHYFIDEGDPNRADEKEGKVRRGDPVDRFTILQLTGKRRVVGDRAYFETEEGWWMRDIDGTHTRPGPPPKGLAPDEKWIDVNLSAQSLVAFEGDKPVYATIVSTGRHNDEDKSKDHRTVQGDFRIREKHIAATMEDDGGSDGAYSIQDVPWIMYFEGSYALHGAFWHSRFGHEKSHGCVNMTPFDAKNVFAWAGPTLPEGWHGVRATKENAGTRVIVHEDPKDPPKPAAAASGSSSSSSPPPPAPKAASSSAAPASAPAPAPAPAPAPAPAPKPAPPPDEDEDDD, from the coding sequence GTGCGGTTTTCCGTCGTTTGCATCGCCCTCCTCGTCGTCGGTCTCCCGGCCTGCGGCGGCTGCAAGAAGGGGCCGAGCCTCGACGACGAGGACGACGCGTCGATCACGGAGACGACGAGCACCGACGAGAGCCCCGGCACGTTGGAGGAGTTCGACGCGGGGACGGGGAAGTCCGACACGCCGCAGGTGGCCGCGCTCGACTTCACGACCCCCGTGTTCAACATCACGGAGTGGCCGCCGAGGGATCCGACGAAGGTCGCGAGCGGCGAGCGCGCGAACGCGATGCGCCTCGGTTACCTGCGCCGCGGCGCGGTCGTCGCGGTGAAGCCGAAGGTCATCAAGAAGAGCAACTGCTCCGAGGGCTGGTACGAGCTCGTGACCGGCGGCTTCGTCTGCGGAAAGTACGTGACGACGGACCTCGCGTCGAAGGAGCTCGAGAGCGCGCCTCATCCGCCGTCCACCGACGGCCCGCTCCCGTACGAGTACGGCCTCAACCTCACGAACGGCGCGCCGCTCTACCGCCGCCGTCCGCTCAAGAAGGAGCGGAAGGACCTCGAGAAGGGCCTCGCGATCGGCAAGTCGAAGCGGAAGGCGGACGGCACGATCGACAACTCCGCCGCGCTCGCCGCCGCCGGCGTCTCGCCGGAGGGCAGCGCGACGCCGTGGTACCTCCAGGACCACAAGGGCCAGCGCCCGCAGGTGAAGATCGACGACATCCGCACGAACGAGCAAGGCGGCCTCGTCGTCGTGCGGATGGTGCGCGGCTTCTACCTCTCGCTCGATCGCGAGCTCTCGACGTCGTCGGGGAAGTTCTGGCGCAACACGGCCGGCTTCCTCGCGCCCTCCGATCACATCCTCGTCCACAAGTCGAAGACGGAGTTCGAGGGCGTTCGCCTCGACGCGGCCGGCGAGAAGCGCCACCTCCCGCTCGCGTGGATCACGAGCCCGCGCGCGCGCCACTACTTCATCGACGAGGGCGATCCGAACCGCGCCGACGAGAAGGAGGGCAAGGTCCGCCGCGGCGATCCGGTCGATCGCTTCACGATCCTCCAGCTGACCGGCAAGCGCCGCGTCGTCGGCGACCGCGCCTACTTCGAGACGGAGGAGGGCTGGTGGATGCGCGACATCGACGGGACCCATACCCGTCCCGGCCCACCGCCGAAGGGCCTCGCGCCGGACGAGAAGTGGATCGACGTGAACCTCTCCGCGCAGTCGCTCGTCGCGTTCGAGGGCGACAAGCCGGTCTACGCCACGATCGTCTCGACCGGCCGCCACAACGACGAGGACAAGTCGAAGGACCACCGCACGGTGCAGGGCGACTTCCGCATCCGCGAGAAGCACATCGCCGCGACGATGGAAGACGATGGCGGCTCCGACGGCGCGTACTCGATCCAGGACGTGCCGTGGATCATGTACTTCGAGGGCAGCTACGCGCTGCACGGCGCCTTCTGGCACTCGAGGTTCGGGCACGAGAAGAGCCACGGCTGCGTGAACATGACGCCGTTCGACGCGAAGAACGTCTTCGCCTGGGCGGGCCCCACGCTCCCGGAGGGCTGGCACGGCGTGAGGGCGACGAAGGAGAACGCGGGCACGCGCGTGATCGTCCACGAGGACCCGAAGGATCCGCCGAAGCCCGCGGCCGCGGCCTCGGGCTCGTCGTCGTCATCGTCACCGCCGCCGCCCGCGCCGAAGGCCGCCTCGTCGTCCGCGGCGCCCGCCTCGGCGCCTGCGCCTGCTCCGGCGCCCGCCCCTGCTCCGGCGCCCGCGCCGAAGCCCGCGCCGCCGCCGGACGAAGACGAAGACGACGACTGA
- a CDS encoding AMP-binding protein, protein MWDYRDVPMARGPSLSRRLRASARNALELARFGRLGEDYSATFDIVDTGPHHRLRRYAGPADGPVALLVPPLMLTAEIYDVAPDTSAVSYLGDGGVSPWVVDFGAPEHERGGMSRSLDDHIRAIVTSIERVRAVTGKDVHLCGYSQGGMFAYQTAAFLRGEGIRSVVTFGSPVDIHKNLRAVRSDLAGHFAKTMHPLASALFERMEGLPGKLTSTAFKIVSTRKELEQRIDFLRSLHDRDRMVKREARRRFLGGGGFVAWPGPAFRAFVDEFVVHNRMMSGGFVIDGRTVSLADLALPILAFVGSSDEIARPATVRAIAKAAPDADVHFMTVRGGHFGIVVGGSAMAETWPAVAEWIKNDASLPPAASTRELDDDDDEPGGDLDLELDLAFDVAARTVKDAWRKLGEVVASANATVDTVRWQEPRLRRLASIEPETKISASRELARRAKETPDATFFLWRGRAFSFRDADTRVSNVARGLTFVGVRPGEKVGVWMHSRPSLLSTATALGRIGAIAVIAPPDAPREGVEDAFRDAGVDRIVVDPEHVGIPGALVLGGGSKRAIDGAFDMEAVDVTEIALEHADEGAARDLAMILLRPSEQDGALRAVPVTNHRWALSAIGAAAVCTVEPADTVLCAVPLHHPTGLLVSAGAALAGGARLALVEMPRKDYAGALVAAIRHAGATIVFYTGEMLRPLLEERADRHLPVRLFAGSGMRPALATRLRERFGVDTIEFYAGTAHRAILADASGDAPGSLGSVLPGSAEVTLVAFDPETRQVVRDGAGHLVHAGAEEAGLLAVKVEPDEILPGAIANAFADGGTWLVTNDVLERDATGKLWFVDALSRFVGGVSLRRVEDALYTLPEVQLAAAWESGGRVHAGYVAREAIAPERLLAALGDLPVHAGRVPEIQLTEGFRVLPPRVAPR, encoded by the coding sequence ATGTGGGACTATCGTGACGTCCCGATGGCGCGCGGTCCTTCCCTCTCTCGGCGTCTCCGTGCGTCCGCGCGGAACGCCCTCGAGCTCGCGCGGTTCGGGCGGCTCGGCGAGGACTACAGCGCGACGTTCGACATCGTCGACACCGGCCCGCACCACCGGCTCCGGCGCTACGCCGGCCCGGCCGACGGGCCCGTCGCGCTCCTCGTCCCGCCGCTCATGCTCACGGCCGAGATCTACGACGTCGCGCCGGACACGTCGGCGGTGAGCTACCTCGGCGACGGCGGCGTCTCGCCGTGGGTCGTCGACTTCGGCGCGCCGGAGCACGAGCGCGGCGGGATGAGCCGCAGCCTCGACGATCACATCCGCGCGATCGTCACGTCGATCGAGCGCGTCCGCGCCGTCACCGGCAAAGACGTGCACCTCTGCGGGTACTCGCAGGGCGGCATGTTCGCGTACCAGACCGCCGCGTTCCTCCGCGGCGAAGGGATCCGCTCCGTCGTCACGTTCGGGAGCCCGGTCGACATCCACAAGAACCTGCGCGCGGTGCGGAGCGACCTCGCCGGCCACTTCGCGAAGACGATGCATCCGCTCGCGAGCGCGCTCTTCGAGCGGATGGAGGGCCTGCCGGGGAAGCTCACCAGCACCGCGTTCAAGATCGTGAGCACGCGCAAGGAGCTCGAGCAGCGCATCGATTTCTTGCGCTCGCTCCACGATCGCGATCGGATGGTGAAGCGCGAGGCGCGGCGGCGCTTCCTCGGCGGCGGCGGCTTCGTCGCGTGGCCCGGCCCCGCGTTCCGCGCCTTCGTCGACGAGTTCGTCGTCCACAACCGCATGATGTCGGGCGGCTTCGTCATCGACGGCCGCACCGTGTCGCTCGCCGACCTCGCGCTCCCGATCCTCGCCTTCGTCGGGAGCTCCGACGAGATCGCGCGCCCCGCCACCGTGCGCGCGATCGCGAAGGCCGCGCCCGACGCGGACGTCCACTTCATGACCGTGCGCGGCGGACACTTCGGCATCGTCGTCGGCGGCTCCGCGATGGCGGAGACGTGGCCCGCGGTGGCGGAGTGGATCAAGAACGACGCGTCGCTCCCGCCGGCGGCGTCGACGCGCGAGCTCGACGACGACGACGACGAGCCGGGCGGCGACCTCGACCTCGAGCTCGACCTCGCGTTCGACGTCGCGGCGCGCACGGTCAAGGACGCGTGGCGCAAGCTCGGTGAGGTCGTCGCGAGCGCGAACGCGACGGTGGACACCGTGCGCTGGCAGGAGCCGCGCCTCCGCCGCCTCGCGAGCATCGAGCCGGAGACGAAGATCAGCGCGAGCCGCGAGCTCGCCCGCCGCGCGAAGGAGACGCCGGACGCGACGTTCTTCCTCTGGCGCGGGCGCGCGTTCTCGTTCCGCGACGCGGACACGCGCGTGAGCAACGTCGCGCGCGGCCTCACCTTCGTCGGCGTACGGCCGGGCGAGAAGGTCGGCGTCTGGATGCACAGCCGGCCGAGCCTCCTCTCGACCGCGACCGCCCTCGGACGCATCGGCGCGATCGCGGTCATCGCGCCGCCGGACGCGCCGCGCGAGGGCGTCGAGGACGCGTTCCGCGACGCGGGCGTCGACCGCATCGTCGTCGATCCCGAGCACGTCGGGATCCCGGGCGCGCTCGTCCTCGGCGGCGGCAGCAAGCGCGCGATCGACGGCGCCTTCGACATGGAGGCGGTCGACGTGACGGAGATCGCGCTCGAGCACGCGGACGAAGGCGCCGCGCGCGACCTCGCGATGATCCTCCTCCGCCCCTCGGAGCAGGACGGCGCGCTCCGCGCGGTGCCGGTCACCAACCACCGCTGGGCGCTCTCCGCGATCGGCGCGGCGGCGGTGTGCACGGTGGAGCCCGCCGACACGGTGCTGTGCGCGGTGCCGCTCCATCACCCGACCGGCCTCCTCGTCAGCGCCGGCGCCGCGCTCGCGGGCGGCGCGCGCCTCGCGCTCGTGGAGATGCCGCGCAAGGACTACGCGGGCGCGCTCGTCGCCGCGATCCGGCACGCCGGGGCGACGATTGTATTCTACACAGGAGAGATGCTCCGCCCGCTCCTCGAGGAGCGCGCCGATCGTCACCTCCCGGTCCGGCTCTTCGCCGGGAGCGGCATGCGGCCCGCGCTCGCGACGCGGCTCCGCGAGCGCTTCGGCGTCGACACGATCGAGTTCTACGCCGGCACCGCGCACCGCGCGATCCTCGCCGACGCCTCCGGCGACGCGCCGGGCTCGCTCGGCTCGGTCCTCCCCGGCAGCGCGGAGGTCACCCTCGTCGCGTTCGATCCGGAGACGCGGCAGGTCGTGCGCGACGGCGCGGGACACCTCGTCCACGCGGGCGCGGAGGAGGCGGGGCTCCTCGCGGTGAAGGTCGAGCCCGACGAGATCCTCCCCGGCGCGATCGCGAACGCGTTCGCCGACGGCGGCACGTGGCTCGTGACGAACGACGTGCTCGAGCGCGACGCGACCGGCAAGCTCTGGTTCGTCGACGCGCTCTCGCGCTTCGTCGGCGGCGTGAGCCTCCGCCGCGTGGAAGATGCACTCTACACGCTCCCGGAGGTCCAGCTCGCGGCGGCGTGGGAGAGCGGCGGCCGCGTCCACGCGGGCTACGTCGCGCGCGAGGCGATCGCGCCGGAGCGCCTCCTCGCCGCGCTCGGCGACCTCCCCGTCCACGCCGGCCGCGTCCCGGAGATCCAGCTGACGGAGGGGTTCCGCGTGCTTCCGCCGCGCGTCGCGCCACGATAG